The sequence TTGAAGGTTTTCCATCATTCGCGTTTCGCCGATGTCACCCGGCTGGCCGCCCTCAAACGCGGCCAGCGGGTCTCCGTGTGTATCCCCACGCTGGACGAGGCGGACACCATCGGCCGGATCGTGACCACCGTCCGCCGCGAGTTGATGGAGCGCGTGCCGCTGGTCGATGAGCTGCTGGTGATCGATTCCGGTTCCACCGATGCCACCCGCGAGCTCGCCCGCGAAGCCGGTGCCACCATTCACCTCTCGGCCGACATCGCGCCGGAACAGGGTACATTCCGCGGCAAGGGCGAGAACCTCTGGAAGGCCCTCCACGTCGCCACCGGCGACATCATCTGCTTTGTCGATGGCGACATCTGCAACTTCCACGAGCGCTTCGTGACCGGCCTCGTCGGCCCGCTGTTGGAGGACGCCTCGCTCGACTACGTGAAGGCCTTCTACGAGCGCCCGCTAGCCCACCCACACGGCTTCCGCCCCACCGGTGGCGGCCGTGTCACCGAGATCCTCGTCCGCCCCCTGCTCTCGATGTTCTATCCGGCGCTGACCACCTTCCTCCAGCCGCTATCCGGAGAATACGCGGCCCGCCGCGAAACCTTCCGCGCCCTCCCCTTCCCCTGCGGCTACGGTGTCGAGCTGGCCCACCTCATCGACCTCTCCGCCACCATCGG comes from Luteolibacter sp. LG18 and encodes:
- a CDS encoding glucosyl-3-phosphoglycerate synthase translates to MKVFHHSRFADVTRLAALKRGQRVSVCIPTLDEADTIGRIVTTVRRELMERVPLVDELLVIDSGSTDATRELAREAGATIHLSADIAPEQGTFRGKGENLWKALHVATGDIICFVDGDICNFHERFVTGLVGPLLEDASLDYVKAFYERPLAHPHGFRPTGGGRVTEILVRPLLSMFYPALTTFLQPLSGEYAARRETFRALPFPCGYGVELAHLIDLSATIGLGRIAQTDLDERHHRNRSDEDLGRTAFGILQVLFRRLERDGKLTLTGPLPEILKSWQFDGETLAVESLSVPEPERPALEPRVS